One Archocentrus centrarchus isolate MPI-CPG fArcCen1 chromosome 14, fArcCen1, whole genome shotgun sequence DNA window includes the following coding sequences:
- the ophn1 gene encoding oligophrenin-1 isoform X2, which yields MGHPPLEFSECYLDSPDFRETLKCYELELERTNKFLKEVIKDGNSVITAIKGYSLAVQKFSHTLSVFQFDFIGDSLTDDEINIAQSFQEFAGLLQEVEHDRMMLVQNASDLLIKPLEKFRKDQIGVTKEKRKKFEKESEKYYSQLDKHLNLSAKKKETQLQEADELLEKERANFYESSVEYVYQIHQVQDRKKFDVVEPVLAFLHSILTLNNLTVEMTQDFMPYKQELQLSLQNTRNHYESTCEELGELMNRMKEPSQIYKMHNFPMEGYLYCQEKWALGVTWVKYYCKYQKEGRVLVMVPCEQKPTTKQGPMQLTLKSCIRRKTESIDKRFCFDVETIERNTPVTFQALSEGDRKLWMEAMDGKEPIYHSPIHKQAEMELNETGFKFVRKCINYIETKGVAQEGVYRTVGSNIQVQKLLNTFFDPANPGDVDLHDSDWDVKTVTSALKFYLRSLSEPLMTYSLHRDLVCAAKSDNLDCRLSEIHSLTYKLPEKNREMLEMLIKHLVNVCSHNDENLMTPSNMAVIFGPTLMRAKEETVAAMLDIKFQNIVVEILIEHCKKIFSHMPEDSSAPPVPPPRINPRKRQPITISKRPARVYQALSHEHYQHTENGQSDTSTMDGETPISPTPIQRTKRQALIPRPVSRQSDSDASLSANGVPGIYVSRVSSFQGKKIPSKGAAIKEGDSDGLTRTRSTEKHSICRPPVRPPEPPSRCPAPQKPPSAAGSEGTPTSYVASKTKFFENASRQVGRN from the exons ATGGGGCATCCTCCTCTGGAGTTTAGCGAGTGCTATCTGGACAGTCCCGATTTCAGAGAGACTCTCAAGTGCTATGAACTGGAGCTGGAGAGGACGAACAAATTTCTCAAAGAAGTGATTAAAGACGGGAACAGTGTGATCACCGCAATCAAGG gctACTCTTTGGCAGTGCAGAAGTTTTCCCATACTCTCAGTGTGTTCCAGTTCGACTTCATCGGCGACTCGCTGACGGACGATGAGATTAACATCG CTCAGTCATTCCAGGAGTTTGCTGGACTTCTGCAGGAAGTGGAGCATGACAGGATGATGCTG GTTCAGAATGCATCAGATCTACTCATCAAGCCCTTGGAGAAGTTCAGAAAGGATCAAATAGGAGTAACAAAA gaaaagagaaagaagtttgagaaagagagtgaaaaatATTACTCCCAATTAGACAAACACTTGAATCTTTCTGCCAAGAAGAAAGAGACTCAGCTTCAAGAG GCTGATGAACTCCTAGAAAAAGAGCGTGCAAACTTCTATGAATCATCAGTGGAGTATGTGTACCAGATCCACCAGGTGCAGGACAGGAAGAAGTTCGATGTGGTGGAACCA GTGCTAGCATTTCTTCACAGCATATTAACTCTCAACAACCTGACAGTGGAGATGACTCAGGACTTCATGCCTTATAAGCAGGAACTGCAGCTCAGCTTACAGAAT ACAAGAAACCACTATGAGAGCACTTGTGAGGAGTTGGGGGAGCTGATGAACAGAATGAAAGAGCCATCCCAGATCtataaaatgcacaattttcCAATGGAGGGTTATTTGTACTGCCAGGAGAAGT GGGCTCTGGGTGTGACGTGGGTCAAATATTATTGTAAATATCAGAAAGAGGGGAGAGTGCTGGTCATGGTACCTTGTGAACAGAAGCCTACAACTAAACAG GGACCGATGCAGCTCACACTGAAATCCTGCATCCGCCGGAAGACGGAATCTATCGATAAGCGCTTCTGCTTCGACGTGGAAACCATTGAGAG AAACACACCAGTCACTTTCCAGGCTCTTTCggagggagacaggaagttGTGGATGGAGGCCATGGATGGAAAAGAGCCT atttatCATTCACCAATTCACAAGCAAGCTGAAA TGGAACTGAATGAAACCGGATTCAAGTTTGTGCGAAAGTGCATCAACTACATTGAAACAAAAG GAGTTGCACAAGAGGGAGTGTACAGAACGGTTGGCAGTAACATCCAAGTGCAGAAGCTCCTAAATACCTTCTTTG ATCCTGCAAACCCAGGAGACGTAGATCTCCACGACAGCGACTGGGATGTTAAAACCGTCACAAGTGCTTTGAAGTTTtatctcag GAGTTTGTCTGAACCTCTAATGACCTACAGTCTGCACAGAGACCTCGTGTGCGCTGCAA AGTCAGATAATCTGGACTGTCGACTAAGTGAAATCCATTCACTTACCTACAAGCTGCCAGAGAAGAATCGGGAAATGCTGGAGATGCTCATCAAGCACTTGGTGAA CGTGTGCAGCCACAACGATGAAAACCTGATGACTCCCTCAAACATGGCGGTCATCTTTGGACCCACGCTCATGAGAGCAAAGGAGGAAACGGTGGCGGCCATGCTGGATATCAAGTTCCAAAATATTGTGGTTGAGATTCTGATAGAGCACTGTAAAAAG ATCTTCAGTCATATGCCAGAGGACAGCTCGGCCCCACCTGTCCCTCCCCCACGAATTAACCCAAGAAAACGGCAACCGATCACAATCTCCAAGCGACCAGCTCGTGTTTATCAAGCGCTCAGTCACGAGCATTACCAGCACACTGAGA ATGGCCAGAGCGACACTTCCACCATGGATGGGGAAACCCCAATCAGCCCCACTCCCATACAACGGACAAAGAGACAGGCATTAATACCCAGACCAGTTTCCAGGCAGTCAGACTCTGATGCTTCTTTATCAGCGAATGGGGTGCCTGGAATCTATGTGAGCAGGGTGTCATCCTTTCAGGGCAAAAAAATACCTTCAAAGGGTGCAGCCATTAAAGAAG gagATTCTGATGGTCTGACCAGAACAAGGTCCACAGAGAAACATTCGATTTGTAGACCCCCTGTTAGGCCTCCTGAGCCACCTTCCAGATGCCCCGCTCCACAAAAGCCCCCAAGTGCAGCAGGCAGTGAAGGCACACCTACATCCTA
- the ophn1 gene encoding oligophrenin-1 isoform X1, whose protein sequence is MGHPPLEFSECYLDSPDFRETLKCYELELERTNKFLKEVIKDGNSVITAIKGYSLAVQKFSHTLSVFQFDFIGDSLTDDEINIAQSFQEFAGLLQEVEHDRMMLVQNASDLLIKPLEKFRKDQIGVTKEKRKKFEKESEKYYSQLDKHLNLSAKKKETQLQEADELLEKERANFYESSVEYVYQIHQVQDRKKFDVVEPVLAFLHSILTLNNLTVEMTQDFMPYKQELQLSLQNTRNHYESTCEELGELMNRMKEPSQIYKMHNFPMEGYLYCQEKWALGVTWVKYYCKYQKEGRVLVMVPCEQKPTTKQGPMQLTLKSCIRRKTESIDKRFCFDVETIERNTPVTFQALSEGDRKLWMEAMDGKEPIYHSPIHKQAEMELNETGFKFVRKCINYIETKGVAQEGVYRTVGSNIQVQKLLNTFFDPANPGDVDLHDSDWDVKTVTSALKFYLRSLSEPLMTYSLHRDLVCAAKSDNLDCRLSEIHSLTYKLPEKNREMLEMLIKHLVNVCSHNDENLMTPSNMAVIFGPTLMRAKEETVAAMLDIKFQNIVVEILIEHCKKIFSHMPEDSSAPPVPPPRINPRKRQPITISKRPARVYQALSHEHYQHTENGQSDTSTMDGETPISPTPIQRTKRQALIPRPVSRQSDSDASLSANGVPGIYVSRVSSFQGKKIPSKGAAIKEGDSDGLTRTRSTEKHSICRPPVRPPEPPSRCPAPQKPPSAAGSEGTPTSYVASKTKFFENASRQVGSPTGSSPSVVTSVKKEELK, encoded by the exons ATGGGGCATCCTCCTCTGGAGTTTAGCGAGTGCTATCTGGACAGTCCCGATTTCAGAGAGACTCTCAAGTGCTATGAACTGGAGCTGGAGAGGACGAACAAATTTCTCAAAGAAGTGATTAAAGACGGGAACAGTGTGATCACCGCAATCAAGG gctACTCTTTGGCAGTGCAGAAGTTTTCCCATACTCTCAGTGTGTTCCAGTTCGACTTCATCGGCGACTCGCTGACGGACGATGAGATTAACATCG CTCAGTCATTCCAGGAGTTTGCTGGACTTCTGCAGGAAGTGGAGCATGACAGGATGATGCTG GTTCAGAATGCATCAGATCTACTCATCAAGCCCTTGGAGAAGTTCAGAAAGGATCAAATAGGAGTAACAAAA gaaaagagaaagaagtttgagaaagagagtgaaaaatATTACTCCCAATTAGACAAACACTTGAATCTTTCTGCCAAGAAGAAAGAGACTCAGCTTCAAGAG GCTGATGAACTCCTAGAAAAAGAGCGTGCAAACTTCTATGAATCATCAGTGGAGTATGTGTACCAGATCCACCAGGTGCAGGACAGGAAGAAGTTCGATGTGGTGGAACCA GTGCTAGCATTTCTTCACAGCATATTAACTCTCAACAACCTGACAGTGGAGATGACTCAGGACTTCATGCCTTATAAGCAGGAACTGCAGCTCAGCTTACAGAAT ACAAGAAACCACTATGAGAGCACTTGTGAGGAGTTGGGGGAGCTGATGAACAGAATGAAAGAGCCATCCCAGATCtataaaatgcacaattttcCAATGGAGGGTTATTTGTACTGCCAGGAGAAGT GGGCTCTGGGTGTGACGTGGGTCAAATATTATTGTAAATATCAGAAAGAGGGGAGAGTGCTGGTCATGGTACCTTGTGAACAGAAGCCTACAACTAAACAG GGACCGATGCAGCTCACACTGAAATCCTGCATCCGCCGGAAGACGGAATCTATCGATAAGCGCTTCTGCTTCGACGTGGAAACCATTGAGAG AAACACACCAGTCACTTTCCAGGCTCTTTCggagggagacaggaagttGTGGATGGAGGCCATGGATGGAAAAGAGCCT atttatCATTCACCAATTCACAAGCAAGCTGAAA TGGAACTGAATGAAACCGGATTCAAGTTTGTGCGAAAGTGCATCAACTACATTGAAACAAAAG GAGTTGCACAAGAGGGAGTGTACAGAACGGTTGGCAGTAACATCCAAGTGCAGAAGCTCCTAAATACCTTCTTTG ATCCTGCAAACCCAGGAGACGTAGATCTCCACGACAGCGACTGGGATGTTAAAACCGTCACAAGTGCTTTGAAGTTTtatctcag GAGTTTGTCTGAACCTCTAATGACCTACAGTCTGCACAGAGACCTCGTGTGCGCTGCAA AGTCAGATAATCTGGACTGTCGACTAAGTGAAATCCATTCACTTACCTACAAGCTGCCAGAGAAGAATCGGGAAATGCTGGAGATGCTCATCAAGCACTTGGTGAA CGTGTGCAGCCACAACGATGAAAACCTGATGACTCCCTCAAACATGGCGGTCATCTTTGGACCCACGCTCATGAGAGCAAAGGAGGAAACGGTGGCGGCCATGCTGGATATCAAGTTCCAAAATATTGTGGTTGAGATTCTGATAGAGCACTGTAAAAAG ATCTTCAGTCATATGCCAGAGGACAGCTCGGCCCCACCTGTCCCTCCCCCACGAATTAACCCAAGAAAACGGCAACCGATCACAATCTCCAAGCGACCAGCTCGTGTTTATCAAGCGCTCAGTCACGAGCATTACCAGCACACTGAGA ATGGCCAGAGCGACACTTCCACCATGGATGGGGAAACCCCAATCAGCCCCACTCCCATACAACGGACAAAGAGACAGGCATTAATACCCAGACCAGTTTCCAGGCAGTCAGACTCTGATGCTTCTTTATCAGCGAATGGGGTGCCTGGAATCTATGTGAGCAGGGTGTCATCCTTTCAGGGCAAAAAAATACCTTCAAAGGGTGCAGCCATTAAAGAAG gagATTCTGATGGTCTGACCAGAACAAGGTCCACAGAGAAACATTCGATTTGTAGACCCCCTGTTAGGCCTCCTGAGCCACCTTCCAGATGCCCCGCTCCACAAAAGCCCCCAAGTGCAGCAGGCAGTGAAGGCACACCTACATCCTA